From a single Thalassophryne amazonica chromosome 7, fThaAma1.1, whole genome shotgun sequence genomic region:
- the LOC117513504 gene encoding myelin-associated glycoprotein-like, whose product MSFLDLLKLLELSLILILTVNAKGQEWSVDVPSFINATLGATVTIQCTFNYPHEQQTDKVQLYWKVPISRAFDTKVEVKHAFIYHPIDAYVLKQYRTKTKLIGDKTMKNCSLMIKNIKDDINQLYLRVTGKNDSYSFVKNNVSIRVYGSLKPISDKYGMCFVPLPSAT is encoded by the exons ATGTCGTTCTTGGATCTGCTCAAACTGTTGGAGCTGAGTCTCATACTGATCCTGACTGTGAATGCAAAAG GCCAGGAGTGGAGTGTAGATGTGCCTTCATTCATTAATGCAACATTAGGTGCAACAGTGACCATCCAGTGTACATTTAACTATCCGCATGAACAGCAAACAGACAAGGTTCAGCTTTACTGGAAAGTGCCTATATCAAGAGCATTTGACACCAAAGTTGAAGTCAAACATGCATTTATTTATCACCCAATTGACGCCTATGTGCTCAAGCAGTACAGAACAAAGACCAAACTCATCGGTGATAAGACCATGAAAAACTGCTCCCTCATGATCAAGAACATCAAAGATGATATAAACCAGCTCTATCTGAGAGTTACTGGAAAGAATGACAGCTACAGTTTTGTTAAGAATAATGTATCTATTCGTGTGTACG GTTCTCTAAAACCCATCTCAGATAAATACGGTATGTGCTTTGTTCCCCTCCCCTCAGCCACATGA